Part of the Clostridium sporogenes genome, TTCTTTAAAGAACAAAAAAGGTGGCTTATCACAACTATTATCCGTTGTATTGCTACTTATAATTACAGTATTTATCTTTATAAGTGCTATACATCCAAATGGTCGTTCAATTGATAATGTTGGTAAAGATTCTGTAACAGCAATTGAAAGTGAACAACAACAAATAAATGATTTAGGATTACCAACAATACCTGACCTTCCAGATCTACCATAAATTAAATATTAATTCAATAAAAAACTGAAGATTATTCAGTTTAAATAAATTAATCTATAACAAATTTTTGGAGGTAACAAATTATGATGAATAAAATGAAAGAAATTAGAAGAAACAAGAAAGGTGGTTTATCACAATTACTATCTGTTGTATTGCTACTTATAATTACGGTATTTATCTTTATAAGTGCTATACATCCAAACGGCCAGTCTGTGCGCAAAGTTGGAGATGATTCAAATAACAATATCGTAAAGGAACAAACACAGATTATGGATGAATTTCAACCAAGTGTAATTAAATAATACTTACTGCAGGTAAATTTAGCTATTAAAAGCATCTATTTAAATAGATGCTTTTTTTACTATAAAAATGTATATATAAAATATATAAAACTTATTACAGGAAGGAAAGTGTAATCTATATGAAAATATTAAAAGATAAAAAAGGCGGCTTATCTGTTATATTATCTAGCACTATAGTATTAACTATATGTACATTTACTTTTATGTATATGTATTATTGTCAAATGGAAATGCATTGTAGAGATAATTTAAATAATTTAATATATCAGGAATTAAAAGATATAAGTTATAATAAAGAACTAAAAAATAGCACTCATGAGTTTTTTAACAAGGAAATGAAAAGATATATTAATTTTATAGGAGACTACAATTATAAATATGAAATATATGATAAAAATAAAAATTTAATCCGAGAAATAGATAGTACTGAGGTATACAATGAAAAATTAGTATCTGGTACTATAATAAAAGCAACATTAACTCAAAAAAATACTGCAATTACTCAAAGATTGGTAAATATAATATCTAATGAATCAGCAGAACATAAAATAGAAATAACTTCTATGAAATTTATAGAATAGTGGTGATGAAATTATGTATTTGAAAAATAATAAAGGTTCTGGTTTGAGTTTTCTGCTGTTTGGATGCTTTTTAATAGTTTTTATGGTTTTTAGCAATATTAATATACTGAATTCTGAAATTTACAATTATGAAAAAAATAAAAAAGAATATATAATAGACAGCAGCATTGATTTATTTAAAAATAATGAAACTAATATGGCATTAGAATCATTAGATAAAAATAATATAAAAATAGATACCGCTATTGTAGTAATGAAAAACAAACAAAATTTTAATGTTAAATCTCTAAATAATAACTCTATTAACGAAACTAATATTAATATTACGCAGCTACATAATATAATAAAATTACAAACAGATAATAAAATAAATAAAAAACTAGATACTTTTATAAAAAGCAATGATACGAAAATGTATATAATAATTTCTCAATTTAAAGCGAATTTCAATAGGCCAGAAAACGATATGGAAATAATTTATTGTAAAAAATATGAAAAGTAACCTTAAAGCATATTGCTTTTAATGGCCAACATACTTATATCATAAATAGTGGCTTATTATTAAAGCCTTAAAAATCTGTAGATAATAAATAAAGGAAGCAGATAATTAACTATCTGCTTCCTTTATTTGGCTTTAAACTAAAATATAAGGATGGATGATTTAGGTTATTTATTAACCCTATACTTATATAATAATCGAAAATCCAATTTATACAATATAAAATTAAAAAATGTTTTATTATTTTTAAAAATGTATATATAACAATATCTAGATTATTTATACGGAGGAGTAATTATGGAGAATTTTAAAATAATAAGAAACAAAAAACATTTTTTAATAATTAACTTAAATGGTAATAAGGATCTAAACGGATACATTACTAATAAAGCACTTATAAATATAAAAAGTAAAGAAGCTAATAAGGAATATCTTACATGCAATAAACTAATAAATACAATACAAAATAAGAAAGTCCCTTCTAATGATTATTTACTTAAATGTGCTATAGCTTTAACAACAGATAAAGAGTACAAAGAAAATTTAATTGAAATACAAAAAAGGAGAAGAACTAAATATATAAATATTCAAAAAGGCTTAAAAAAGTAAGCTTATAAGTACATTAAAATAATCGGATATTCAATGATAAATATCTGGTTATTTTAATGCAAAACTATGAGAAGAAAGGTTGTTGAGGAATGAAAATAAAAATAAATATAAATAAATATGTGATAGGTATTCTAATTGCTATTAGTATATTAATACCAACGCTAAAATCATATGCTGTGAATCTAAATGCTACAAAGGCCTCTTATAATGTCTTTATAAAACAAATGAAAAATAATGAAATAAAAAAAATACATATTGATTTCAAGGATGATAATTTTGTATTTATAAATAATAAAAATAATAAATATATAACAGATAATCCAAAAACAAATGATTTTAAAAAAGAATTGCTTCAATATAATATTGAAATAAATGAGATGCATAAACAAAATTTAATACAAAGTTTAAAAGAGATTATCTTCATTTTATTTGGAATCCTTATGATATCTCAAATTAAATCTATATATAATAAAAGTGAAATAAAGAATAAAAGAATTGATTCAGATACTTCTAAAAATGGAATATCTTTTAAGGATATAGCTGGATTGAAACAAGTAAAAAAAGATATGCATTTATTAGTAGAATTTTTAAAAGATCCTGAAAAATTCACACATAAAGGAGCAAAGTTACCTAAGGGAGCTATCCTATACGGGGAACCTGGCACCGGAAAAACATTATTAGCTAAAGCTTTAGCAGGAGAAGCAAATGTACCTTTCTTTTCTATTAATGGTTCAGATTTTATTGAAATGTTTGCAGGAATGGGAGCCATGAGGGTAAGGAGCTTATTTGAAGAAGCACGTGAAAATGCTCCTTGCATTATATTTATAGATGAAATTGATGCTATCGGTAGAAAAAGAGATGTCGATCTTGATAATAGCGAATATAGACAAACACTTAATGCTCTATTAGCAGAAATGGATGGATTTAATGGATCAGAAGGTGTCTTAGTTATTGCCGCTACTAATAGAATAGAAGATTTGGATCAAGCCTTGTTACGACCTGGTAGATTTGATAAACATATAAGTGTATCTTTGCCATCAACACCAGAAGAAAGACTAGAAATAATCGGTATTTATAGTAAAAATAAGTGTTTTAATAAAGAAGTGGATTTTACAAATTTAGCTAAACAAACTATTGGATTTTCTCCAGCTCAAATAGAATCATTAATTAATGAAGCTGTTCTAATCTCTATTCAATATAATAAAGATAATATTGATACAGAATGTATAGATAAAGCCATGTACAAAATTCTATTAAAAGGCCATGCTAAAGAAGATGAAAAAAGAGATAAAGATGATATTAGATTAGTAGCTTGGCACGAGGCCGGTCATGCATTAATAGGCAAACTTACAGGAATGGATATTCCTAAAGTAACAATTACCCCATCAACTAGTGGAGCTGGTGGGGTGACCATGATTGTTCCTAAAAAGATGTCTTTATACTCAATACAAGAACTTAAAAACAAAGTTAAACTAGCCTACGGTGGTAGAATAGGAGAACTCTTATTATTAGGCGATGAGAATAAAGTTACTACTGGAGCTAGTGCCGATATCCAACAAGCTACTGAAATTATAAAACAAATGATTGTAGAATATGGTATGGATGAGAAATTTGGTATGCTTAATTTATATCAGTTAGATGTAGATAATAATATAATACTAGATGAAGCTTCTAAATTATCTAAAAACATATATGATGAAACATATAAACTATTAAAAGATAATATAGATACTTTAAAATCAATAGCTGAATTATTAATAGAAAAAGAAACTATCTGTGAAAAAGATTTAGATGATATAATAAATCAATATTAAATAGGTCCTTCTAATTGTATTGATGATACAATTAACAGGATCAAAATTTAAACTTTCACTAAATAGTGACGGCAAAAGAATAGTAGATAAAATTCAAGAAGTATAATTAACAAAATTAAAAGAACCTTAAAATATATAGAAAAAGAAGTAATTAAGTTATAAACTTACTTAATTACTTCTTTTTTATGTGGCTTTTAAAACTAAAACTCTAACATGGAGGATGTTAGTAGGTTATTTATTAACCATATATTTATATATTAAGCGAAATTTTAATTTACACAACTTAAAACTATCTTTATATTTTTTAACTTTAATAATTCTTTCTCCATTTTATTATTATAGATTAAAAATATAATTTTTACATTAAATCATTAATTTTATTCGTTATAGTGGAGCTGACAATGTATTTATTGTAAAAATCTTTAATTATAGATTTTTGATTATAATTTAATTTTCTAAAACAAAATTCAAATATATCATAAGGAATTTCTTTATAATAGGCTTCCGCTATTCCACATGCCATGCATGCAACTGTATCACTGTCTCCACCAATATAGATGGCATTTCTTAAGCAGCTCTCAAAATCTGTAGATTCCAAAAAAGTAACTATCGCTTGAGGAATACTATTTTGGCAAGTAGCATTAGACCTATACTTAGAATGGAATTCTTCAACAGATATATTTAAATTATACTTATATTCATTTTCTATATATTGTTTAATTTCTTCTTTAGAACAATCTTGTCTTGCCAGATAAATACATGCTGCTATTGCCTTAGCACCTTTAATACCTTCAGGATGATTATGTGTTGCTATACAGCTTTTCTCTGTTATTTCTAAAACAGTATATAAATCATTAGAAATATAAGCTATAGGGGATACTCTCATAGCCCCACCATTTCCAAAACTATAATTAGGATTTTTCTTATTAAAATAAGCCCATGCCAAGAATTTACTTCCATATCCACGTAAAGGATATTTAAGAGTATGTGTCCTATAAAAGTCTTTAAAGCTTCCTTCTCTTAATAAGCAATCAGCGGTGGCAATTGTCAAAACTGTATCATCAGTAAATCGGCTAATTTTTCTATATAAATTAAAATCTTTTTTATTTGTATTCATTAATTCATATGAAGAACCAACTATATCTCCTATAATAGATCCTATCATTTCATACACCTCTTTCTATTTTACATAATACTGTTATTTATACTTTTAAAACTACTTTTAAAACTACTTTAATATTGTCACATAATTATTATTACTTTTATAAAAATAAAAAAGATTTTCAAAGTATATGTGAATACCATACAAAACAATTATTATAACAATAAATTTAAAGTAGGTGTAAGACTTTGAATAGTTAACAATTGTTTATGCAAAGTAAATTTCAAGAACCATACGAGCAAAATATAAAATCCATCTATATCTTGGCTAATAAACATAGACTATTTGCTAGAAAAGAAATAATAATTTATTAATCAATTAATTATGGTTAACACTACTAAAAACTAAGGGGGAAAAGTTTTATGATAATACCACATTCTAATAGCAAAAAATATAATATTATAAAATTAAGCAATGAAATATTAAAGTATATCAAATATGAAGAAAATATAGTATTTATATGTATAGGAACAGATAGATCTACTGGAGATTCATTAGGACCATTAGTAGGAACATTCTTAACTAAAGCAAATTGCTGCTATCCTGTATATGGTACTTTGAAAAACCCGGTCCATGCTAAAAATTTAAAAGAAACTATTTCCGTAATAAATTCTAAATATAAAAATCCATATATAATAGCTATAGATGCTTGTTTAGGCAATGAAGATAACATAGGGAATATAGAAATTAAGAATAAACCACTAACACCAGGTTCGGCTCTTAATAAAAATTTGCCTTCTGTTGGAGATATAAGCATTACAGGAATAGTGAACTTATCTGGTAATGGTATAGAATTTATAGTGCTTCAAAATACTAGACTATATGAAGTATACATTATGTCAGAAATTATAAGTAAAGGAATCATAAAAGCAACCAAGAAAAAAGTAAAACAAGAATATGAATATAAAACTATGAAAACAATCTAATATATAAGTCAAATAGAATAAGTTTAATACTTATTCTATTTTTTATGCAAATATATTGTAAAAAAAGCATATAAAAATTATAACAATATAGAAAATGAAGTTATTAAGGGGGAATGTTTGTAATGAATGTAGTTTTTTATCTACTAGTTTTCTTGATAGGAATTATTGCCTTTATATTTTTGATACCAATATGTAGTAAGTTATTGGATTTAATAAAAAAAATCTTAAATAAAATATTCAGAAATGATGAGGAGGAGAGCAAATAATATGAAAAAGAGATTTTTATCAAGTTTAATATCAGGAGTTTTAGTTATAACAGGAATATTTACACTATTCGCATCAGTTGAAAAAATTAAGGCAGGATATGTAGGAGTTATATATAGTATGAACGGAGGTGTGAAGGATAAAACATTAGGACAAGGTTGGCACTTGATATCACCTTTCAAAAAAGTTGTTGAATATTCAGTTGCCACAGAACAAGCATTTTTAAGTAAAGATAAAAAAGAGGGATCTCCTGATGACGATAGTTTCTTAATACCAAGTAAAGATGGAAAAACACTTAATGTGGATTTAGAATTTGCATATCATTTTGATAATGAGCAGCTACCACAAACATTCACAAGATTTAAAGGCCAAAAAGGAAAAGAAATAGAGCAAACTTTTATAAAAGGAAAAATGAAAGCTTATGCTACAGAGGTATCTTCTAAATTCTCCGTATTAGATATATATGGCGAAAAAAGAAGTTATCTAAACAAAGATTTATATGAATATTCAAAAGAAAAATTTAAAGAATATGGAATAGTTATTGATAGTGTTAATTTTACTAGAATAAACGTAGATGCCCAAACAAATAAAGCAATACAGGATAGAATTAATGCACAACAACAATTACAGAAACAAAAAATAGAATTAGAGACTGCTAAAATTAAAGCACAAAAAGATAAAGTAGATGCAGAATCTAAGGCAAGAGTTACAGAAATAGGAGCTAAAGCTGAAGCAGATGCAAATAAATTAAAACAATCAACATTAAACAGTACAATCGTAGAATATGAAAAAGTAAAGAAATGGGATGGTAAAGTACCTCAGGTACAAAGTGGAAACCCTATATTAGATATGAGAACTAATAAATAATTTCAGAATAATGATAAATTTATAGAAAACTTATACCAATATCCCAATATAGAAAAGATTAATAGAGTATATTGGCTTTAATAATCTAAGTTTTATAACTATTGATTTTAATTAAGTTTTCTTATTGTAAAAAAGGTTTTAAAAATTATTATATTAATAATTTTAGGTTTAAAAAAATTGTATACCGTATATATAATTCATATACACAAATTAGTATATGAAGGTGGGTGCAATACTTGGAAGATTTTAATGAATTAATAAGACAAGCACAAATTGGTGATATCAATATTAAAAATAAATTAATAGAAATGAATTTACCATTAGTTACAAGCATTGCTAAAACCTTTATTAATAGAGGTTATGAGTTCGATGATCTATTCCAAATAGGTTCTATAGGGTTAATTAAAGCTATTGATAAATTTAATACTAATTTTGATGTAAAATTCTCTACTTATGCAGTACCTTTAATTCAAGGAGAAATTAAAAGATTTATACGAGATGATGGTCTTATAAAAATAAGTAGAGAAACAAAGCTTATATCACAAAAATTATATTTCAAACAAATAGAATTAGAAAACAAGTTAAATAGAGAAAGTACAATTGAAGAATTAGCAGATTATACAGGATATTCTGTAGATATAATTACTAAAACATTAAAAGCAACAGCTAGCATAAGTTCATTATCCCAAATAATCCATGAAAGTGAAAGTAATGATCTAACATTACAAAGTGATTTTAACTTGGAAGAAGAAGTGGAGAAAAATATAGATATATTTTTATTAAAAAAATGTATGAATAAGTTACCTAAAAATCAAAAAAGTGTAATGCTTTTAAGATTGAAAGAAAAAACTCAAGTAGAAATAGCTAAATTAATAAATACTTCTCAGGTACAAGTAAGTAGATTAGAAAAAAAAGCTATTAAAAATATAAAAGAATTAATGAAAGGGGCATACAACAATATGACTAATAAAGAAAAAGCATTCAAAATGTTTGCAAAGGGTAAATTAAATAAGGATGTAGCAGAAAAACTAGACCTATCTATAAGAACTGTAGAATCATACAAATCAAACTATAATAAAAAAAATGGTTTATCTAATAAAAACAAATTTAACAAAAAGAACAAAAGCCTAGCTTTAGATCTATTTAAACAAGGCTTTAATAAAGAACAAGTAGCTAAAGAATTAAACATAACTATTGACTTAGCTGATTATTGGAGCAAAACTTATAATTCAAAAAATGAGGAGGATATTTCTATGAATGAAAACAAAATAAATAAAAGTGATACTGCAAGAGTGGAAAATTTACCAATAATAGATGATAAATCTATTGATAACAATAATTCTTCTTACATTAATTTAGCAATAAATAATATGGACAAGGAAAACATTAATAAGATGGTGAATATTTTAGTTGGTAACTTAAAAGAAGGTCAATATAATATTTCCTTTGTTGTTAAATAATTAAATTTATGTTTCTAAAAAATTAACCTTATAACTGTAAAATATAAGAAACGGGAAAATTAAATTAATTTTCCTGTTTTTTGTTTTTAAAATAAAAAAATATGTATATATGAAAAAGGATTTAACATGTAATGAAATATTATACAGGATATATGCAAAGGATGTGTTTTTATGAACTCTATAGAAATTTTAACAATAATAAAAAAATATGATTTAGATAAAGAAGACTTAGATATGATAGAAGACTTTCTAAAAAACTGTTCCAATAACATAAGAGAAATTAAAAATATCTTAGAATTGCTTGGCTATGATTATATATATAAAGATATACTGAACAATAAAAAGTCTAAATTAAAATTAAATAGATTCCAAAAAAAAATGTACTATAGAAAACTCAATCATCTAAGAAAAATAAAAAGATATATGCCTAGTTGGGTGTATGGAATTGATTTTGAAAGTGGGAAAATCAATTATTGGGATCGGCATTATATTAATGATAAATACTTAAAAAAATGCAGTAATAAAAAAATAAGGCACATTAAAATTGGAGAAGAAGATTTTAATTTAAAAGGCTGCAGTTATAAACAAAAATTCGACTATTGGGGAGAAATTTCAGATAAAATTTGATTTTCTTTATATTGTAAAAATGTAGAGAAAAGATTATAACATTAAGCAAACATTTAAATTTTAAAAATTCACTAATAAAAGATAAGGGAGATAGAAAAGATGAATATTAAGGAATTAACACAAAAATCATATCAAAATTCTAATGAAAAAGGATTTTGGGAGGATTGGGAAGAGATTAAAGGTAGTGATAAATATAAAGCAATATAAATAAAGACTAGCGAAGCAGAAGAGGATTTAATAAATAATGCACTAGGGAATAGATTAATGCTTATAACAGACGAAGTCTCAGAAGCTCATGAAGCATTGCGTAAAAAAGATTATGATAATTTCAAAGAAGAATTAGCGGATATAGTAATAAGAGTTGCAAGCTTAGCTGGAGGTTTAAAGATAGATTTAGATAAAGAAATACAAAAGAAAATACTAAAAAATAAAAAAAGGCCATATAAGCATAACAAAGCATTTTAAGTAACAATTATTATGATGCAATAAAACAGCACAAGTAATAGTACTTGTGTTGTCCTCTGAAATTATTTTGCAGTAAGGAGAATATGTAGAAGATTAATTCACAATTTAAAGATTGGAGTATATGTAATGAGTTTAAAATGTATTTGCGAAAGTATATTAGGAACAATGGATTGCTGGCAGGAAGTATCTATTACTAAAAAGAATGTTATTAAAAAGTTATGTAAAAAACAAATACCACAAGATCCTAATTTCCCATATGGGCACAATGAAAAAGCATATTGTCCTAATTGTGCAATGATTGTTGAAGATTTATATTGTGGTACATGTGGTCAAAAAATTAAATGGGATTAAGGCGTAATACAAAAAGTAGTCCCAGGAGCTGAATAAATTGTGAAGCAATTTTAAGGGGGGAATTAAATTGGAAAAACCAATTTTATTTAATACAGAAATGGTTGAAGCTATTTTAAATGGAAGAAAAACAACTACAAGAAGAATAATAAAAGATATTTCTGGATTGGACTTTGTAGGCACTTCTAGTCTTGATGGTAAAAAATTTGATTATGCTGCGTTTGGCAAAGGAAATATTAATAATTTGTTTGACGCAAAGATTGAAAAACGTGTTAAAGCTCCATATCTTCCAGGAGATATTCTTTGGGTACGAGAAACATGGAAAGTACAAAGCTTAAGCAATATGGATTATAGAGCTAAATTTTTATATAAAGCAAAACCTAATGATAAATTAAAAGAAGCCAATGTAGATGGTGAAATGTATATAAAATTACTAAGATATGAAAGTAAGAATGGTTGGCATCCTTCTATATTTATGCCAAAAGATGCAACAAGAATATTTTTAAAAGTTACAAATGTGAGAGTTGAAAGGTTGCAAGACATAACAGAAGAAGGAGCTAAATCAGAAGGTGCATCTAAACAAATATGGTATCAACCATATGGAACCAGGAGTGAAAACAATCAAGAATATGTGGGAGATATAACACAGCATGTTCCTAATTATATTACTGGATTTGCTGGAATATGGGATAGAACGTTAGGGAAATGGGATGATTGGCTATATAGTTTTAAAAGAAATCCTTGGGTATGGGTAATAGAATTTGAAAAAATTGAAAAACATTAATTTTAAATTATTGTAAAGGAGTGAATTGAGTATGAAGAAGTATGAACTTGTAATTGAAAATCCTACAGATGCTTTTATTTTAGACAAAGAAGAAAATACAATAGTTGCTTTATGTAATACCAAAAGACCTGGCTTGGGGTTTAATAAGTTAAAAAATTTAATAGAAAAAGCAAACAAAAATAGAAAACAATTATTCCATTTAGGTGATATTGCCTATATGATAGACGAAGATTATAGGTTCTTTGAAAGTGAAGTTTATAGAATAGAATTAGATGATGGGAAATATTACTATACCGCTGATGATTGCGACTTTGAAGATGGGGATATTGGCAATTGGGTATTTAAATCTGAAACAGAAAGAGAATTACATTTAGAAGCATTAATGTAGTATACAATACAAAGAGAAAGGAAGGTTAATAAATGAGAGCCTTATCAAATAGAAAATATGATTATTATGAATTATTACAAGATTTTGGGTTCTTAGAAAAAGGTGCTATATTTTATCACGATAAAAATGACCATATGTATGGAAGCATAGCAGAAGGGTGCTTAAAGCTTTGTTGGACAACCGATGGTGATTGTTATAGTGGATTATGTGGAGATACAATATTCTTACATTATAATTTTACTAAAGATGAAGACTTATTTAGAAAATTAAAACCACCAAATAAAGTTGATGACAGCATAAATTGGGAATATTTAATAGTAGCCTTAAACTTTAGAATTAAAGAATTAGAGGATAGAGAAATATTCGGAAGAGAATTAGAAATAGCTAAAAAAGAGTTAAGAAAAGTATTAATTCAACAACAAAATTCAAATAAGTAATGTCGCAATCTAAAGAGATTAAGAGAAATAAATATCGGATTTAAATGTTCATGAGCGAGTAACGTAAGGAGGCCTATTGTAGTGAACAAGGTTATTAAGTATATTATACCAATTATATTAATTTCCATATTATCGCTAGCATTCCTAATTTTTATATGCGAAGTAAATATTAATAAATCACAAGTATCATTAATTATTATCAGAGATACTCAATTGTTATATATAAGTGACTCAAGCTTAGAAACTAAATACTTAAAAGAAAGTGATAGAATATACAAGAAATCACTATCTTTATCCAACGATTTAGAAAGGATTAAGTATACTTCACTAA contains:
- a CDS encoding sigma-70 family RNA polymerase sigma factor: MEDFNELIRQAQIGDINIKNKLIEMNLPLVTSIAKTFINRGYEFDDLFQIGSIGLIKAIDKFNTNFDVKFSTYAVPLIQGEIKRFIRDDGLIKISRETKLISQKLYFKQIELENKLNRESTIEELADYTGYSVDIITKTLKATASISSLSQIIHESESNDLTLQSDFNLEEEVEKNIDIFLLKKCMNKLPKNQKSVMLLRLKEKTQVEIAKLINTSQVQVSRLEKKAIKNIKELMKGAYNNMTNKEKAFKMFAKGKLNKDVAEKLDLSIRTVESYKSNYNKKNGLSNKNKFNKKNKSLALDLFKQGFNKEQVAKELNITIDLADYWSKTYNSKNEEDISMNENKINKSDTARVENLPIIDDKSIDNNNSSYINLAINNMDKENINKMVNILVGNLKEGQYNISFVVK
- a CDS encoding prohibitin family protein, with the protein product MKKRFLSSLISGVLVITGIFTLFASVEKIKAGYVGVIYSMNGGVKDKTLGQGWHLISPFKKVVEYSVATEQAFLSKDKKEGSPDDDSFLIPSKDGKTLNVDLEFAYHFDNEQLPQTFTRFKGQKGKEIEQTFIKGKMKAYATEVSSKFSVLDIYGEKRSYLNKDLYEYSKEKFKEYGIVIDSVNFTRINVDAQTNKAIQDRINAQQQLQKQKIELETAKIKAQKDKVDAESKARVTEIGAKAEADANKLKQSTLNSTIVEYEKVKKWDGKVPQVQSGNPILDMRTNK
- a CDS encoding ATP-dependent metallopeptidase FtsH/Yme1/Tma family protein; this translates as MKIKININKYVIGILIAISILIPTLKSYAVNLNATKASYNVFIKQMKNNEIKKIHIDFKDDNFVFINNKNNKYITDNPKTNDFKKELLQYNIEINEMHKQNLIQSLKEIIFILFGILMISQIKSIYNKSEIKNKRIDSDTSKNGISFKDIAGLKQVKKDMHLLVEFLKDPEKFTHKGAKLPKGAILYGEPGTGKTLLAKALAGEANVPFFSINGSDFIEMFAGMGAMRVRSLFEEARENAPCIIFIDEIDAIGRKRDVDLDNSEYRQTLNALLAEMDGFNGSEGVLVIAATNRIEDLDQALLRPGRFDKHISVSLPSTPEERLEIIGIYSKNKCFNKEVDFTNLAKQTIGFSPAQIESLINEAVLISIQYNKDNIDTECIDKAMYKILLKGHAKEDEKRDKDDIRLVAWHEAGHALIGKLTGMDIPKVTITPSTSGAGGVTMIVPKKMSLYSIQELKNKVKLAYGGRIGELLLLGDENKVTTGASADIQQATEIIKQMIVEYGMDEKFGMLNLYQLDVDNNIILDEASKLSKNIYDETYKLLKDNIDTLKSIAELLIEKETICEKDLDDIINQY
- a CDS encoding ADP-ribosylglycohydrolase family protein, giving the protein MIGSIIGDIVGSSYELMNTNKKDFNLYRKISRFTDDTVLTIATADCLLREGSFKDFYRTHTLKYPLRGYGSKFLAWAYFNKKNPNYSFGNGGAMRVSPIAYISNDLYTVLEITEKSCIATHNHPEGIKGAKAIAACIYLARQDCSKEEIKQYIENEYKYNLNISVEEFHSKYRSNATCQNSIPQAIVTFLESTDFESCLRNAIYIGGDSDTVACMACGIAEAYYKEIPYDIFEFCFRKLNYNQKSIIKDFYNKYIVSSTITNKINDLM
- a CDS encoding MazG-like family protein; this translates as MLITDEVSEAHEALRKKDYDNFKEELADIVIRVASLAGGLKIDLDKEIQKKILKNKKRPYKHNKAF
- the yyaC gene encoding spore protease YyaC, which encodes MIIPHSNSKKYNIIKLSNEILKYIKYEENIVFICIGTDRSTGDSLGPLVGTFLTKANCCYPVYGTLKNPVHAKNLKETISVINSKYKNPYIIAIDACLGNEDNIGNIEIKNKPLTPGSALNKNLPSVGDISITGIVNLSGNGIEFIVLQNTRLYEVYIMSEIISKGIIKATKKKVKQEYEYKTMKTI